The Puniceicoccaceae bacterium genome includes a region encoding these proteins:
- a CDS encoding ApaG domain produces MRLAADNVHLAPTMEIQSVRVEIVSLIHSMDAAHFPEPRPHAFAYHIRIRNDGEERVVLNARKWVLRFADGRHEVYEGDRIVGRIVDLDPGDTFEYSSYHVVDADCEVTGAYHGYSDSQESIWVRIPKFQLYIPENLP; encoded by the coding sequence ATGCGATTAGCTGCGGACAACGTGCACCTTGCACCCACCATGGAAATCCAATCGGTCCGAGTCGAAATCGTCAGTTTGATCCATTCGATGGATGCGGCTCATTTTCCGGAGCCTCGTCCGCATGCATTTGCGTATCACATTCGCATCCGTAACGACGGTGAAGAACGGGTAGTGCTGAATGCACGCAAGTGGGTGCTGCGCTTTGCTGACGGGCGGCATGAGGTGTATGAAGGCGACCGCATTGTCGGGCGCATCGTGGATCTCGATCCCGGTGATACCTTTGAATACAGCAGCTACCATGTGGTGGATGCGGACTGTGAAGTGACAGGGGCCTACCATGGCTATTCCGACAGCCAGGAGTCGATCTGGGTGCGAATTCCCAAGTTTCAACTCTACATTCCCGAAAATTTACCCTAA
- a CDS encoding DMT family protein: MPPVWKTLLLLTCSNIFMTFAWYAHLKDLRSRPLLLAILVSWGIAFFEYLLQVPANRIGHDVMTLPQLKILQEVITLSVFVPFAVLYMKTPLTWNYLWASLCIMGAVFFIFRDKLSG, translated from the coding sequence ATGCCGCCCGTTTGGAAAACCCTGCTGCTGCTCACCTGTTCCAACATCTTCATGACCTTTGCGTGGTATGCCCACCTGAAGGACCTGCGGAGCCGACCCCTCCTCCTTGCCATTCTGGTCAGCTGGGGCATCGCCTTTTTTGAATATCTGCTCCAGGTGCCTGCCAACCGCATCGGGCACGACGTCATGACGCTGCCGCAGCTCAAAATTCTCCAGGAGGTCATCACCCTGAGCGTGTTTGTTCCCTTCGCCGTGCTCTACATGAAGACCCCTCTCACCTGGAATTACCTCTGGGCCTCCCTCTGCATCATGGGTGCCGTGTTCTTTATTTTTCGCGACAAGCTGTCTGGCTGA
- a CDS encoding gluconate 2-dehydrogenase subunit 3 family protein has protein sequence MNSDAAHMTRRTFVAQSGLIVGGSALLLSGCKRTANTTWSFFTPEEAELIEVMSSRIIPTDDTPGALEAGVVHFIDQQLSTHYRRWSLVYRDALKAVQTLSEAQHRQVFQDLNPDQMDALLEQMESGSVPDDLNPGRILNRFFQLFVDHCMQGFYGDPRHGGNLNWVSYDMLELRVIDPQSVVPQSS, from the coding sequence ATGAATTCCGATGCTGCCCACATGACCCGGCGCACCTTTGTCGCGCAATCGGGTCTGATCGTTGGAGGCTCTGCCCTGCTGCTGTCCGGCTGCAAGCGAACCGCCAACACCACCTGGTCCTTTTTCACTCCGGAGGAGGCGGAACTCATCGAGGTGATGAGTTCGCGCATCATTCCGACCGATGACACTCCCGGCGCCCTGGAAGCGGGCGTGGTGCATTTCATCGACCAACAACTCTCCACGCACTACCGACGCTGGAGTCTCGTGTACCGCGATGCACTCAAGGCTGTGCAGACGCTCAGCGAGGCACAACACCGTCAAGTGTTCCAAGATCTCAACCCCGACCAGATGGATGCCCTGCTCGAACAGATGGAAAGCGGATCGGTTCCCGATGATCTCAACCCAGGTCGCATCCTCAACCGTTTCTTTCAGCTCTTTGTGGACCACTGCATGCAGGGGTTTTACGGTGACCCGCGCCATGGGGGAAACTTGAACTGGGTCAGCTACGACATGCTCGAGCTGCGCGTCATTGATCCGCAATCCGTCGTTCCGCAATCATCATGA
- a CDS encoding GMC family oxidoreductase, translating to MKTLKTEVVIVGAGAGGGVVACELAEAGVQVLLLERGKHQNFHDHDNDELYSQRTTVLGNAYGPDNQRYRRIVEHADGSTRTVLPNDGSYHNVAACVGGGTLSYGAMAWRFMPEDFRMKSTYGELEGSTLEDWPISYEDIEPYYTRAEWEIGVAGDDEHNPFAPSRSKPYPMPAFPYNQEGRLIEQTTQAMGLHPFPIPMLRNSIAYGGRPACIHMRTCVGFACPTGAKGGTQNTVIPRAIASGNCDLRTACKVSKVLLNAQGLATGVEYFDAEDQPVRVEAKRVVLAASATETARLLLNSTHPLFPKGLGNNHDWVGRNLQGHAYSGATGLFDEVVYDDMGPGATIALCDYNHGNPGIIGGAMLANEFIRMPYLFTKVRPNGAKRWGKAHKDFQRQHFKRHISIKGPVQEMPNFHARVRIDPRAKDHWGIPVLRISGQKHPEDLKTGQFIAEKAAEILKACGARKVWLEPTGPWVSGGQHQAGTCRMGNDPKTSVTNSYGQLHDIENLHIADGSLHVTNGGFNPALTIMALGYRVAEHLKQQMV from the coding sequence ATGAAAACCCTGAAAACAGAAGTCGTGATTGTGGGTGCCGGAGCTGGCGGGGGCGTTGTCGCGTGCGAGCTGGCGGAAGCCGGAGTGCAGGTGTTGCTGCTGGAGCGCGGAAAACACCAAAACTTTCACGATCACGACAACGACGAACTCTACTCCCAGCGCACCACCGTGCTCGGCAATGCCTACGGCCCGGACAACCAGCGCTACCGCCGCATCGTCGAACACGCGGACGGCAGCACGCGCACCGTGCTGCCCAATGACGGGAGTTACCACAATGTGGCCGCCTGCGTCGGTGGCGGCACCCTGAGCTACGGCGCAATGGCCTGGCGTTTCATGCCCGAGGATTTTCGCATGAAATCCACCTACGGGGAACTGGAGGGGTCCACGCTTGAGGACTGGCCCATTTCCTACGAAGACATCGAGCCGTATTACACGCGCGCCGAGTGGGAAATCGGTGTGGCTGGGGACGATGAGCACAATCCATTTGCACCGTCCCGCTCCAAGCCCTACCCCATGCCCGCCTTCCCCTACAATCAGGAGGGTCGTCTGATCGAGCAAACCACGCAGGCCATGGGGCTGCATCCCTTCCCCATTCCGATGCTGCGCAATTCCATCGCATACGGTGGCAGACCCGCCTGCATCCACATGCGCACTTGCGTGGGCTTTGCCTGCCCGACGGGTGCCAAGGGCGGCACGCAAAATACCGTCATCCCGCGTGCAATCGCTTCGGGCAACTGTGATCTTCGCACCGCATGCAAGGTTAGCAAAGTGCTGCTCAATGCACAGGGTCTCGCAACCGGGGTCGAGTATTTTGACGCTGAGGATCAGCCCGTTCGGGTCGAGGCGAAGCGGGTCGTGCTCGCGGCCTCCGCAACGGAGACTGCTCGCCTACTGCTCAACAGCACCCACCCCCTCTTTCCCAAGGGTCTGGGCAACAACCACGACTGGGTGGGCCGCAACCTGCAGGGTCACGCCTATTCGGGAGCCACGGGTTTATTTGACGAGGTGGTCTATGATGACATGGGACCCGGCGCCACCATCGCGCTCTGCGATTACAATCACGGCAATCCCGGCATCATCGGCGGAGCCATGCTCGCCAACGAGTTCATCCGCATGCCCTACCTCTTCACCAAGGTGCGCCCCAACGGTGCCAAGCGCTGGGGTAAGGCACACAAGGACTTCCAGCGGCAGCACTTCAAACGCCACATCAGCATCAAGGGTCCCGTGCAGGAGATGCCAAACTTCCACGCACGCGTGCGCATCGACCCACGGGCCAAGGACCACTGGGGCATTCCCGTGTTGCGCATTTCAGGGCAGAAGCACCCCGAGGATCTGAAGACCGGTCAGTTCATCGCCGAAAAAGCGGCCGAAATCCTCAAGGCCTGTGGCGCACGCAAGGTCTGGCTCGAACCAACCGGTCCCTGGGTCAGCGGCGGCCAGCATCAGGCAGGCACCTGCCGCATGGGTAACGATCCCAAGACTTCCGTCACCAACTCCTATGGTCAGCTGCACGATATCGAAAACCTGCACATCGCCGACGGCAGTCTGCATGTGACCAATGGGGGATTCAATCCAGCCCTGACCATCATGGCCTTGGGATATCGCGTCGCCGAACACCTGAAGCAGCAGATGGTTTGA
- a CDS encoding Gfo/Idh/MocA family oxidoreductase: MNMPRRSFIKQSMSTAALLAIPTLLPRHVIAGSTTPSPSRKVNIGLVGVGGQGRDNALQLMKLDDVQIVAIADPAPYWDLHEFYYQAEAGSGPVRQLIEAHYQQTTPHYRVRVYDHFEDMLEQEVALDAIVCSTPDHTHFYVSATALKAGKHVYCEKPLTHNIWEAREIARIARESGLATQMGNRGHSRSGIRRTVELLQSGVIGEVQEAHSWAHATRWNQGLAHATPPTDPVPEGFNWDLWLGPRNPIPYSHAYSPVKWRDFWPFGTGALGDFGCHDMDAAVWAFNLHHPSRVCIHPGGFPIGQWQAGITPYSEIGSFDFAADGKQQALKLHWYSGGLRPAHHEWVPEVFKLGARGELFVGSKGLIQTDGAGTAPRVFPRELKEEADAVPRTLPRSDGHFRDWIDAIQSGTQSSANFEYSARLTEIVLLGVLSLRLEGEPIHWDPASMSVRGLPHAADLIREPVREGWNVS; the protein is encoded by the coding sequence ATGAACATGCCCCGTCGTTCCTTCATCAAGCAATCCATGAGTACGGCCGCTCTGCTGGCCATACCCACCCTGCTTCCGCGTCATGTCATTGCTGGCAGCACCACCCCTTCCCCCAGCCGCAAGGTAAACATCGGTCTGGTCGGCGTCGGCGGACAGGGCCGGGACAATGCCCTTCAGCTGATGAAGCTCGACGATGTGCAAATCGTCGCCATTGCCGACCCCGCCCCCTATTGGGATTTGCATGAGTTCTACTATCAGGCAGAGGCAGGGTCGGGGCCTGTGAGGCAACTGATCGAAGCTCACTATCAGCAAACCACACCCCATTATCGTGTTCGCGTCTACGATCACTTTGAGGACATGCTCGAGCAGGAGGTCGCGCTCGATGCCATTGTTTGCTCCACTCCCGACCACACTCATTTTTATGTCTCCGCAACCGCGCTCAAGGCGGGAAAACATGTCTACTGTGAGAAACCGCTGACCCACAACATCTGGGAAGCGCGGGAAATCGCCCGCATCGCCCGGGAATCCGGACTTGCCACCCAGATGGGCAACCGCGGCCACAGTCGCTCCGGCATTCGTCGCACCGTCGAATTGCTGCAATCCGGCGTCATCGGCGAGGTGCAGGAGGCCCACTCCTGGGCGCACGCGACGCGCTGGAACCAAGGCTTGGCCCATGCCACTCCTCCCACCGATCCCGTTCCCGAAGGGTTCAACTGGGATCTTTGGTTGGGGCCACGCAACCCGATTCCCTACAGTCACGCCTACAGTCCGGTCAAGTGGCGGGATTTCTGGCCCTTTGGAACCGGAGCTCTTGGCGACTTCGGCTGCCACGACATGGACGCCGCAGTTTGGGCGTTCAACCTGCACCATCCTTCACGGGTTTGCATTCACCCCGGTGGATTCCCCATCGGGCAATGGCAGGCAGGCATCACTCCCTATTCGGAAATCGGGAGTTTCGACTTCGCCGCAGATGGCAAACAGCAGGCGCTCAAGCTGCACTGGTATTCCGGCGGACTGCGTCCGGCTCACCACGAGTGGGTGCCAGAGGTCTTCAAACTCGGGGCACGCGGCGAACTCTTTGTCGGCTCCAAAGGGCTGATCCAGACCGACGGCGCAGGCACTGCCCCCCGGGTTTTTCCGCGAGAACTCAAGGAGGAGGCCGATGCAGTACCACGCACCCTTCCTCGTTCCGATGGCCACTTTCGCGACTGGATCGACGCCATTCAGTCCGGTACCCAGAGCAGTGCCAACTTTGAATACTCCGCACGTCTCACTGAGATCGTGCTGCTCGGCGTGCTCTCCCTTCGGCTCGAAGGAGAACCCATTCACTGGGACCCCGCCAGCATGAGTGTGCGCGGACTCCCCCATGCGGCCGACCTGATCCGGGAACCCGTTCGCGAGGGCTGGAACGTTTCGTGA
- a CDS encoding RES family NAD+ phosphorylase, producing the protein MEWLDPACLESDWLGPMLHPETQRIGDAWLKSGRSLVLAVPSALIPEEPIFLLNPRHPEFDRLPISPVESFALDPRLLH; encoded by the coding sequence GTGGAGTGGCTCGATCCGGCGTGCCTGGAGTCGGATTGGCTCGGACCCATGCTGCACCCGGAAACCCAGCGAATCGGGGATGCCTGGTTGAAATCGGGTCGCAGCCTGGTGCTCGCGGTGCCGAGTGCATTGATTCCGGAAGAGCCGATTTTTCTGCTCAACCCGCGTCACCCTGAATTTGACCGCCTGCCGATCAGTCCGGTTGAATCCTTTGCGCTGGATCCACGGCTGCTGCATTGA
- a CDS encoding DUF3016 domain-containing protein has protein sequence MKRIVIAWIAGCLAVASLHAAELRIEWTDPEKFRDADYYYNGGARSKEIVLNNLEKYFVRLAERHLTEGTVLEMTVTELDLAGDFEPWRSPDFNDVRIVKEIYPALIEFDFRWIAEDGTVLAEGSERLRDTLVPRSIAASYIGRTENYPYVKAMIRDWMRKLGKDK, from the coding sequence ATGAAACGAATCGTAATTGCATGGATTGCTGGTTGTTTGGCCGTCGCGTCTCTGCACGCGGCTGAACTTCGCATCGAATGGACCGATCCGGAAAAATTCCGTGACGCGGACTACTACTACAATGGTGGAGCACGCAGTAAGGAGATCGTGCTGAACAACTTGGAAAAGTATTTCGTCCGCTTGGCCGAGCGCCATCTCACCGAAGGCACCGTGCTGGAAATGACGGTGACTGAGCTGGATCTGGCAGGTGATTTTGAGCCATGGCGCAGCCCCGACTTCAACGATGTGCGCATCGTAAAGGAGATCTATCCGGCACTGATCGAGTTTGATTTTCGCTGGATTGCGGAGGATGGAACGGTGCTGGCCGAAGGCAGTGAGCGCCTGCGGGACACCCTGGTACCGCGCAGCATCGCAGCGTCCTACATCGGTCGCACCGAGAATTATCCCTATGTGAAGGCCATGATCCGGGACTGGATGCGAAAGCTGGGCAAGGACAAATGA